Sequence from the Sphingomonas suaedae genome:
GCCACCCATGCCGATCCCTTCGTCCGCAACGAACTGATCGCCGATCTCGCCCGCGCCTCCGGCCCATCGGGCATGGCGGGCGGCCAGATGATGGACCTGATGGCCGAGGGGCAGAGCTTCGACCTCGCCACCGTCACCCGCTGCCAGGCGCTCAAGACCGGCGCGCTGATCGCCTGTTCGGTCGAGGCCGGCGCGATCCTCGGCCGCGTCCCGCCGGAAGGCCGTACGGGCCTGCGCGGCTATGCCCGCGACATCGGCCTCGCCTTCCAGATCGCCGACGACATCCTCGACGTCGAGGGCGATCAGGACGCGGTCGGCAAACAGCTGCGCAAGGACGAAGCGGCGGGCAAGGAAACCTTCCTCACCCTGCTCGGCCTCGACCGCGCCCGCGAACAGGCGCGACTGCTCGTCAACCAGTCGATCGCCCACCTCCACAGCTACGGCCCCGAAGCCGACCTCCTCCGCGCCATCGCCCGCTTCGTGCTGGAACGGGACCGGTGAGGACACGCCTCACCGTCATCCCCGCGAACGCGGGGACCCATCTCCCGAACGCGCGTCGAGCGTAACGGCGAGATGGGCGGCTGGGTTTACATCCTCGCCAACCGCAAGAACGGCACACTCTACACCGGCGTTACCGCCGACATCGCCGCCCGAATGGTCCAGCACCGCGAAGGCACAGGCAGCCGATTCACCGCGCGCTATGGCGTGACCCGCCTCGTCTACGCCGGACCCCACGACGACATCACCGCAGCCATCGCCCGCGAAAAGGCGATCAAGAAATGGCGACGTGCCTGGAAAATCGAGCTGATCGAGCGCGACAATCCCGATTGGCGCGACTTGTTTTTCGACATCAACCGCTGATTGTGCTGTTAGCGCAGGAGATGGGTCCCCGCGTTCGCGGGGATGACGATGAGGGCTTTGATTCATGACCACTCGCACCGGCGTCTATCCCGGCACCTTCGATCCGATCACGCTCGGCCATATGGACATCATCCGCCGCGGCGCGAAGCTGGTCGACCGGCTCGTCATCGGCGTCACCACCAACCCGTCGAAGAATCCGATGTTCAGCGTCGCGGAGCGGATGGACATGGTCCGCCGCGAAGTGGCGGATATCGAAGGCGAAATCCATGTCGTCAGCTTCGATTCGCTGCTGATGGACTTTGCCGAGCGCGAGGGGGCGAGCATGATCGTGCGCGGCCTGCGCGCCGTCGCCGATTTCGAATATGAGTATCAGATGGCGGGGATGAACCAGCAGCTGAATGGCCGGATCGAAACCGTCTTCCTGATGGCCGATGTCTCGCTCCAGCCGATCGCCAGCCGCCTGGTCAAGGAAATCGCCCTGTTCGGCGGCGAGATCCGCAAATTCGTCCCCGCCACCGTGCGCGACGAGGTGGTCGCGCGGGTCGAGAAGATCGGCCGCAAGGGCAGCTGACCGCGCCGCGAAAAATCCACTTTCCTACAAGCGTCGATCCACAATATGTTCGTCCGCTCGATCGGTCGGGCGATCCGATCTGTGGGGCAAAGCTGACAGGATGAGGCGCGTTTCGCGTAACTTTGTCAGCTTTCGGGGCGGTTTGATCCTGGGTGGCTGCGCCCGCCGCATTCACTTTGCCGCAAGCGGCGATTTGCTCTAAGCCGCTCCAGTTTTCAGTCCGGTGGGGATTTCGATGCGTTTTGTTGCCCTGTTTCTCGCCCTGCTGACGTCGCTGATCGCGATGCCGGCCGCCGCCCAGATCGTCCCCCCGCCCGCCGGCCGCGCCGCCCCGCCGCCGACCACGGACAAGGAAAATCTGTGGATTCTCGACCTCTCGACGGGCGGGCGCGTCACCATCTGGCTGCGTCCCGATGTCGCGCCCAAATTCGTCGAACGGGTCAAGACGCTCACCCGCCAGAACTTCTATGACGGCCTGGTCTTCCACCGCGTGATCGAAGGCTTCATGGCGCAGGGCGGCGATCCCAAGGGCAATGGCACCGGCGGCAGCGACCTTCCCGACGTGCCCAAGGAATTCAACTATCTCCCGCACGTCCGCGGCGCCGTCGCGGCGGCGCGCGCGGAGAGCGAGGACAGCGCGAACAGCCAGTTCTTCATCATGCTCGTCCCCCGCCTTCAGCTCGACCAGAAATACACCGTGTTCGGTCGCGTGATCGACGGGATGCAATATGTCGACGCGATCCCGCGCGGCGAGCCGCCCGCGAACCCCGCCCGCGTCCTCCGCGCCTATATCGCCGCCGACAATCCGCCGCCCTACACGCCGATGGCCGCCGCGCCCGCGCCGACCCTCGACGCCCCCGCCGCGCTGCCCCCCGGCCCCGGCAAGTGAGCGTCCGCCCGGTCCTGCCGGGCGGCGACCAGGCATGAACGTCGACCTGTTCGATTTCGACCTGCCGCCGGAGCGGATCGCGCTGCGCCCCGCCAGCCCACGCGATTCGGCCCGGCTGCTACGACTCGACGGAGAGCGGACCGAAGACCGCAGCGTCGCCGACCTCCCCGCCCTGCTCCGCCGCGGTGACCTGCTCGTCTTCAACGACACCCGCGTCATCCCCGCCCAGCTCGAAGGGATGCGCGGCGAGGCCAGGATCGGCGCCACCCTCCACAAGCGCGAGGGGCCGCGCCACTGGATCGCTTTCATCCGCAACGCCAAAAGGCTGCGAGTCGGGGAGACGATCGACTTCGGCAATGGCGTCACCGCCACCGCCGAAGCGCGCCACGACGACGGCAGCTACACCCTGTTCTTCCCCGGCGACGAGCCCGTCGAGCTGCTGCTGGAGCGCGCCGGCCGGATGCCGCTCCCGCCCTATATCGCCGCAAAACGCCCCACCGACGCCCGCGACGCCGACGATTACCAGACGATGTTCGCCAGCGAACCCGGCGCCGTCGCCGCACCCACCGCAGCGCTGCACTTTACCCCCGCGCTGATGGCCGCGCTCGACGCCGCCGGGATCGGTCACACCACGCTGACCCTGCATGTCGGCGCGGGCACCTTCCTGCCGGTCAAGGCCGACGACACCGACGACCACCGGATGCACGCCGAATGGGGCCGCATCGATGCCGCCACCGCCGACCGGCTCAACGCCGTCCGCGCCGCCGGGGGCCGGGTGATCGCCGTCGGTACCACCAGTCTGCGACTGATCGAAAGCGCCACTGGCGAAGACGGCACGATCCGCCCTTTCGAAGGCGACACCGCGATCTTCATCACGCCCGGCTATCGGTTTCGCGGCATCGACGGCCTGCTGACCAATTTCCACCTCCCCCGCTCGACTCTGTTCATGCTGGTCTCGGCACTGATGGGTCTGGATCGGATGCAGGCGGCCTACCGCCATGCCATCGCCGCAAATTACCGCTTCTATAGCTATGGCGATGCCAGCCTGCTGCTTCCCGGAGACCCGCCCTGATCCGCCTGCTCCCCCTTACCCTTCTCGCCGCCACCCCGGCCGTTGCGCAGGAGCGCCCGGCACCGCCGCCCCCGGGCGAGGCGATGGCAACCCCGATCCCGCTGATGATCGCCGAGCCGGTGGCGATGGCGATCGCTGCGTTCGATTCCGACGGCGACGGGCTCGTCACCCGCGCCGAGTTCGACGCCGGGGTCGCGCGCAGCTTCCAGGCTTCTTCAAAAGGCGAGGCGTCGGTCGGCTATATCGGCTTTGGCGACTGGTCCGAACGCTGGCTCGGCAATCGCAATGCGCTCCCCAGCCCGTTCGAGGTCGATCAGGATGGCGACAACCGCATCACCCTTGCCGAATTGCAGGCGCGGTTCGCATTGTTCTTCAGCCGCTTCGATGCCGACAAGGACGGAGTCCTGCGGCGTAGCGAATTGCTCACCGTGCGCCCCGTCGCCCAGCCCGGCGGGCGCCCTGGCGAAGGCGAAAACCGTCGCCCTCAGCGCCGCCGCTGAGACTGGCGTGGATGCGCTAGCATCACATGCTGCACTGCGGTTAAGGTGATGCCGATGCACGGCTCACACCATCACCACGGCCCCGCCGCACATGGCCACGGGCATCATGGCCATAGCCATGCGCCAAGGGATTTCGGACGCGCCTTTGCGATCGGTACGATTCTCAATCTCGGCTTCGTGCTGGTCGAGGGGCTTGCGGGAATCGCCACCGGGTCGATGGCGCTACTCGCCGATGCGGGCCATAATCTTTCGGATGTGCTCGGCCTGCTGATCGCCTGGGGCGGCGCCTCGCTCGCCCGGCGCCCCGCCTCGCGCCGCTTCACCTATGGGCTCAGCAGCTCGACGATCCTAGGCGCGCTGGCCAACGCCGTATTGCTGCTGTTCGCGGTCGGCGCCATCGCCCTTGAGGCGGTGCGGCGATTCAGCGACCCGACCCCCGTTCCGGGCCTGACCGTCATGATCGTCGCAGGCGTCGGTATCGTCATCAACACAGCCACCGCGATGCTGTTCGTGCGCGGCGCCAAGGACGATCTCAACATCCGCGGCGCCTATCTCCACATGGCGGCGGATGCGGCCGTGTCGGCGGGTGTGGTCGTCGCAGGCGGCCTGATCCTGCTGACCAACGCCGCGTGGATCGATCCCGCAATCAGCCTGTTGATCGTTATCGTCATCCTGTGGAGCACCTGGGGCCTGCTGCGCGATTCGGTGGTGATGGCGCTCCACGCCGTCCCGCCGGGGATCGATCCGGACAAGGTCGAGGCGTCGATCGCTGGGCTGCCCGGCGTCACCCGTGTCCACGATCTGCACATCTGGCCGATGAGCACGACCGAGGTGGCGCTCACCGCGCACCTGTTGATGCCAGGGGGGCATCCGGGCGACGCCTTCCTCCACGACGCGCAGCACAGGCTGGCGCATGACTTCGGCATTCGCCATACAACGTTGCAGATCGAGATGGGCGATCATGATCCATGCGGTCTTCAATCCGGCCATGGCGGGCGCCCATGACTGAAGCGCCCGCGCCGCTGCGTCTCGTCATCTTCGATTTCGATGGCACACTGTCCGATAGCGGCGGCTGGTTCCTGTCGATCATCGATCATTTGTCCGACCGCTACGGCTTCCGCCGTGTCGCGCCACACGAGATCGAGCCGATGCGCAAGATGAGCTCGCGCGATGTGATCAGCCATTTGCGCATCCCGCGGTGGAAGCTGCCCTTCATCTCCCGCTACGTCCGCCGCCTGTTCGGCCGCAATACGCATCAGGTGAAGCTGTTCGACGGGGTGAGCGAAATGCTCGCGCAGATCGAAGCGATGGGCATTCCCCTCGCCCTGGTCACGTCGAACAGCGAGGCGAACGCCCGCGCGGTGCTGGGTCCGGACAACGCCGCACGGTTCAGCTGGTGGGCCTGTGGCGCATCCTTATTCGGTAAGGCGCCCAAATTCCGCAAGATCGTTCGAGCGAGTGGCATCCCCGTCGGACAGATGGTCTCGCTGGGCGACGAGACCCGCGACATCGACGCGGCACGCGAAGTCGGCATCCGAGCCGGGGCGGTGCTATGGGGTTATGCCGAGCCTGAGGCATTCGCCCACCTCAACCCCGACATCGCCTTTGCGACCCCCGATCAGGTCGTGGCGTTCGTGCGTCAGTCAGCCCAGATGGATCGCGAGCCATAGGGTCGGCGCGTCCGGGGCGGTTCGCGTCACCCAGTGGCGCTTGCCGCCGGGAATCAGCAGATGGTCGCCCGGCTTCAGTGCGACCTCCCCGCTGCCCTCGATTCGGATGCCCGCACTTCCCCGCAGCAGCAGGACCCATTCGTCCTCGACCTGGACGAAGGGCGCATCCTCCGGCGTCGTCT
This genomic interval carries:
- a CDS encoding EF-hand domain-containing protein — translated: MATPIPLMIAEPVAMAIAAFDSDGDGLVTRAEFDAGVARSFQASSKGEASVGYIGFGDWSERWLGNRNALPSPFEVDQDGDNRITLAELQARFALFFSRFDADKDGVLRRSELLTVRPVAQPGGRPGEGENRRPQRRR
- a CDS encoding HAD hydrolase-like protein, which produces MTEAPAPLRLVIFDFDGTLSDSGGWFLSIIDHLSDRYGFRRVAPHEIEPMRKMSSRDVISHLRIPRWKLPFISRYVRRLFGRNTHQVKLFDGVSEMLAQIEAMGIPLALVTSNSEANARAVLGPDNAARFSWWACGASLFGKAPKFRKIVRASGIPVGQMVSLGDETRDIDAAREVGIRAGAVLWGYAEPEAFAHLNPDIAFATPDQVVAFVRQSAQMDREP
- a CDS encoding cation diffusion facilitator family transporter, which produces MHGSHHHHGPAAHGHGHHGHSHAPRDFGRAFAIGTILNLGFVLVEGLAGIATGSMALLADAGHNLSDVLGLLIAWGGASLARRPASRRFTYGLSSSTILGALANAVLLLFAVGAIALEAVRRFSDPTPVPGLTVMIVAGVGIVINTATAMLFVRGAKDDLNIRGAYLHMAADAAVSAGVVVAGGLILLTNAAWIDPAISLLIVIVILWSTWGLLRDSVVMALHAVPPGIDPDKVEASIAGLPGVTRVHDLHIWPMSTTEVALTAHLLMPGGHPGDAFLHDAQHRLAHDFGIRHTTLQIEMGDHDPCGLQSGHGGRP
- a CDS encoding peptidylprolyl isomerase; its protein translation is MRFVALFLALLTSLIAMPAAAQIVPPPAGRAAPPPTTDKENLWILDLSTGGRVTIWLRPDVAPKFVERVKTLTRQNFYDGLVFHRVIEGFMAQGGDPKGNGTGGSDLPDVPKEFNYLPHVRGAVAAARAESEDSANSQFFIMLVPRLQLDQKYTVFGRVIDGMQYVDAIPRGEPPANPARVLRAYIAADNPPPYTPMAAAPAPTLDAPAALPPGPGK
- a CDS encoding GIY-YIG nuclease family protein; protein product: MGGWVYILANRKNGTLYTGVTADIAARMVQHREGTGSRFTARYGVTRLVYAGPHDDITAAIAREKAIKKWRRAWKIELIERDNPDWRDLFFDINR
- the queA gene encoding tRNA preQ1(34) S-adenosylmethionine ribosyltransferase-isomerase QueA, encoding MNVDLFDFDLPPERIALRPASPRDSARLLRLDGERTEDRSVADLPALLRRGDLLVFNDTRVIPAQLEGMRGEARIGATLHKREGPRHWIAFIRNAKRLRVGETIDFGNGVTATAEARHDDGSYTLFFPGDEPVELLLERAGRMPLPPYIAAKRPTDARDADDYQTMFASEPGAVAAPTAALHFTPALMAALDAAGIGHTTLTLHVGAGTFLPVKADDTDDHRMHAEWGRIDAATADRLNAVRAAGGRVIAVGTTSLRLIESATGEDGTIRPFEGDTAIFITPGYRFRGIDGLLTNFHLPRSTLFMLVSALMGLDRMQAAYRHAIAANYRFYSYGDASLLLPGDPP
- a CDS encoding polyprenyl synthetase family protein, whose protein sequence is MSTQVADASLSLQAALRDVAAEVDRQFDHLLAVPADPRARLYEAMRHAAIGGGKRLRPLLTFATAQLFAVDRICAARAATAIECIHVYSLIHDDLPAMDDDDMRRGKPTVHKAFDEATAILAGDCLHALAFEILADPATHADPFVRNELIADLARASGPSGMAGGQMMDLMAEGQSFDLATVTRCQALKTGALIACSVEAGAILGRVPPEGRTGLRGYARDIGLAFQIADDILDVEGDQDAVGKQLRKDEAAGKETFLTLLGLDRAREQARLLVNQSIAHLHSYGPEADLLRAIARFVLERDR
- a CDS encoding cupin domain-containing protein, whose translation is MASKADEKGVVPPVANLFADLPDARTSEVFSAVLARPGLRIERIVSHGQTTPEDAPFVQVEDEWVLLLRGSAGIRIEGSGEVALKPGDHLLIPGGKRHWVTRTAPDAPTLWLAIHLG
- the coaD gene encoding pantetheine-phosphate adenylyltransferase, with translation MTTRTGVYPGTFDPITLGHMDIIRRGAKLVDRLVIGVTTNPSKNPMFSVAERMDMVRREVADIEGEIHVVSFDSLLMDFAEREGASMIVRGLRAVADFEYEYQMAGMNQQLNGRIETVFLMADVSLQPIASRLVKEIALFGGEIRKFVPATVRDEVVARVEKIGRKGS